A single genomic interval of Lathyrus oleraceus cultivar Zhongwan6 chromosome 7, CAAS_Psat_ZW6_1.0, whole genome shotgun sequence harbors:
- the LOC127101510 gene encoding putative transferase At1g60990, chloroplastic translates to MSTLSLPSCFNLRNHPWSPSSLSLKPSSLPNLRFYSHLRNKKNLTSFYVSAQSSPFDLSPPPIDHDFLDTVKTAGAEVSGEGIIETFRNDDEALDAADNGVVVVDLSHFGRIRVSGDDRVQFLHNQSTANFECLQAGQGCDTVFVTPTARTIDIAHAWIMKSAITLVVSPETCRTITEMLNKYIFFADKVEIQDITKQTSLFVLVGPKSGQVMENLNLGDLVGKPYGTHQHFYVDEQPITIGVGNIISEGGFSLMMSPAAAPSVWKAILAQGAVAMGSNAWNKLRVIQGRPAPGMELTKEFNVLEAYLWNSISLNKGCYKGQETIARLITYDGVKQRLWGFHLSAAAEPGSIITVDGKKVGKLTSYASGRNQSEHFGLGYIKKQAASEGDSVIVGDNISGTVVEVPFLSQQRPLSGSSNS, encoded by the exons ATGTCAACGCTGTCATTGCCATCTTGCTTCAACCTTCGAAACCATCCATGGTCTCCATCTTCACTATCGCTCAAACCTTCTTCACTCCCAAACCTTCGATTCTACTCTCACCTCCGCAACAAGAAGAATCTAACATCTTTCTATGTTTCTGCTCAATCTTCACCTTTCGACCTTTCTCCACCCCCCATCGACCACGATTTCCTG GACACTGTCAAAACTGCAGGCGCTGAGGTTTCTGGGGAAGGAATAATTGAAACATTTCGTAATGACGATGAAGCACTGGATGCCGCAGACAATGGGGTTGTT GTTGTGGATCTTTCACACTTCGGCCGGATAAGAG TGAGTGGAGATGACCGCGTTCAGTTCCTTCACAACCAGAGCACTGCAAACTTTGAATGTCTACAAGCAGGGCAA GGATGTGACACTGTTTTTGTAACACCAACAGCTCGAACTATAGATATTGCACACGCGTGGATCATG AAAAGTGCAATAACTTTAGTGGTTTCGCCAGAGACTTGTAGGACCATAACTGAAATGCTGAACAA GTACATATTTTTTGCTGATAAGGTAGAGATTCAAGACATCACTAAGCAAACCAGCTTATTTGTTTTGGTGGGACCCAAAAGTGGCCAG GTGATGGAGAACTTGAACCTAGGCGATCTTGTTGGAAAACCGTATGGTACTCATCAACATTTTTAT GTTGACGAGCAGCCTATAACTATAGGTGTTGGAAATATCATTTCTGAAGGTGGTTTTTCATTGATGATGTCTCCAGCAGCTGCTCCATCTGTCTGGAAAGCTATTCTCGCTCAAGGGGCTGTCGCAATGGGTTCTAATGCTTGGAATAAATTAAGGGTTATCCAAG GAAGGCCTGCTCCTGGAATGGAGCTTACAAAAGAATTCAATGTCCTGGAAGCCTATCTATGGAACTCAATTTCTCTAAACAAGG GCTGTTACAAAGGTCAAGAGACTATAGCTAGGCTCATAACATACGATGGAGTCAAACAGAGGTTATGGGGATTTCATCTTTCTGCAGCCGCCGAACCTGGCAGTATTATTACAGTCGATGGGAAAAAG GTTGGGAAATTGACTAGTTACGCCTCTGGAAGGAATCAATCTGAACACTTTGGATTAGGCTACATCAAGAAACAAGCTGCTTCAGAAGGAGACAGTGTAATTGTTGGAGACAACATCAGCGGAACAGTAGTGGAAGTACCTTTTCTCTCTCAACAGCGCCCACTGTCTGGTAGTTCAAATTCATGA
- the LOC127101508 gene encoding probable receptor-like protein kinase At1g11050 encodes MESILVLFMIFVVSTNSISVAASTSTNNSLCPVDMNYVLTVPWNPSTCHTQNKPLCCQTLLSLFGIALAQNLNKNSLFQLPNLSTSISCLQDFQTNLTSLSLQNDIVSSCFDPLQFVITPNICARIQSKQDWFSSVGPASLFNTSCKQDLSVSTNCDACVDQGLKVQEKLNQIDGNSSHSKDCFYFTILYIAGVVNQFGPENSGVMSCILELHLNSQVVSRKKSHHALVFGLIGASVAFMAIMFSLLAFYFWYTGWVKRKSTENFLSHADPTEQRSILRFRPNTGSIWFKFDELVKATDNFSLQNFIGRGGSGIVYKGILSDGTTVAVKRIEESDFQGDDEFYTEVEIISKLKHRNLVPLRGCCVVDENHKQEHRNRYLVYDYMPNGNLEDHLFPTMDNKEEKKLLTWAQRKNIILDVATGLVYLQFGVKPAIYHRDIKATNILLDAEMRARVADFGLAKESSESRSQLNTRVAGTYGYLAPEYALYGQLSEKSDVYSFGVVVLEIMCGRKALEMSSSGTPSFLITDWVWSLMKSGNIAEALDGSLLVDGGESNGRNMMERFLVVGVLCCHVIADSRPTILDALKMLEGDIEVPPIPDRPITLENHMFTNGDYAEQ; translated from the coding sequence ATGGAGTCCATTCTTGTGCTTTTCATGATCTTTGTTGTGTCTACAAATTCAATCTCAGTAGCTGCCTCTACCTCTACCAACAATTCTCTCTGTCCAGTTGACATGAATTATGTGTTAACTGTTCCTTGGAACCCATCTACATGTCATACCCAAAACAAACCACTATGTTGTCAAACTTTGTTGTCACTTTTTGGTATAGCACTAGCTCAAAACCTCAACAAGAATTCTCTTTTCCAACTCCCAAACCTCTCTACCTCCATCTCATGCCTTCAAGACTTCCAAACTAACCTCACTTCCCTCTCACTTCAAAATGACATTGTTTCTTCATGCTTTGATCCACTTCAATTTGTTATCACTCCCAATATATGTGCTCGTATACAATCGAAGCAAGATTGGTTCAGCAGTGTCGGTCCTGCATCATTGTTCAACACTTCTTGTAAACAAGACCTTAGTGTTTCTACCAATTGTGATGCATGTGTTGATCAAGGACTCAAAGTTCAAGAGAAGCTGAATCAAATTGACGGTAACAGTTCACATTCCAAAGATTGTTTTTACTTCACCATACTTTACATTGCTGGAGTTGTGAATCAGTTTGGCCCTGAAAACAGTGGTGTTATGTCTTGTATTCTCGAACTTCATCTTAACTCTCAAGTGGTTTCCAGAAAAAAGAGCCATCATGCACTTGTTTTTGGTTTAATCGGAGCTTCAGTTGCATTCATGGCTATCATGTTTTCTTTGCTTGCCTTCTATTTTTGGTACACTGGTTGGGTAAAGAGAAAAAGCACTGAGAATTTTTTAAGCCATGCTGATCCAACGGAACAAAGGTCCATTCTAAGATTTAGACCAAACACAGGGTCGATTTGGTTCAAATTTGATGAACTAGTGAAGGCCACTGACAATTTTTCACTCCAAAACTTTATCGGTAGAGGTGGATCTGGGATAGTTTACAAGGGGATTCTGTCAGACGGCACGACCGTCGCTGTTAAAAGGATCGAAGAATCTGATTTTCAAGGGGATGATGAATTCTACACCGAAGTCGAAATTATTAGCAAGTTGAAGCACCGCAATCTAGTGCCGCTAAGAGGGTGTTGTGTGGTTGATGAGAATCATAAACAAGAACACAGAAATAGGTATCTAGTTTATGATTACATGCCAAATGGTAACCTTGAAGATCATCTCTTTCCAACCATGGACAATAAAGAGGAAAAGAAATTGTTGACTTGGGCTCAAAGAAAAAACATAATCTTAGATGTGGCAACTGGGTTGGTTTATTTGCAGTTTGGAGTTAAACCTGCTATTTATCATAGAGATATCAAAGCTACCAATATACTACTTGATGCAGAAATGAGAGCAAGGGTTGCAGATTTTGGACTGGCAAAAGAAAGCAGTGAAAGTAGGTCTCAGTTAAACACTAGAGTAGCTGGAACTTATGGATATCTTGCACCAGAATATGCACTTTATGGTCAGTTAAGTGAAAAGAGTGATGTTTACAGCTTTGGTGTGGTTGTTTTGGAGATTATGTGTGGAAGAAAAGCTCTTGAGATGTCTTCATCAGGAACACCTAGTTTCTTGATCACTGATTGGGTTTGGTCGTTAATGAAATCTGGAAATATAGCAGAAGCTTTGGATGGTTCTCTCTTGGTGGATGGTGGAGAATCCAATGGTAGAAATATGATGGAGAGGTTTTTGGTGGTTGGAGTTTTGTGTTGTCATGTAATAGCTGATTCGAGGCCAACAATTTTGGATGCTTTGAAGATGTTAGAAGGTGACATTGAGGTTCCACCAATTCCAGATAGACCTATAACTCTTGAAAACCACATGTTTACCAATGGTGATTATGCAGAACAGTGA